A stretch of DNA from Streptomyces venezuelae:
TAGACCGGCTTGCCGGTCTTGATCAGCTGATCGGCGACGGTCTTGGCCTGGTTGATCGGGATGGCGAAGCCGAGGCCGATCGAGCCGGCCTGGCCGCCGCCGAATCCGCCGTTGCCTGCCGACTGGATCGCCGAGTTGATCCCGATGACCGCGCCGCGACCATCGAGCAGGGGGCCGCCGGAGTTGCCCGGGTTGATCGAGGCGTCGGTCTGCAGGGCGCTCATGTACGAGTTCTTGTTGCTGGAGCCGTCACCGGAGGCCACCGGACGGTTCTTGGCGCTGACGATTCCGGTGGTGACCGTGTTCGACAGGCCGAAGGGGGCCCCGATCGCGATGGTCGGGTCGCCGACCGCGACCCGGTCGGAATCGCCCAGAGCCAGCGGTGCCAGGCCGGCCGGCGGGGCCTTCAGCTTCAGCACGGCCACGTCGTAGCCCTGGGCCCGGCCGACGACCTCGGCGTCGTACTTCTTCCCGTTGGAGAAGGTCGCGGAAAGCTTTCCGCCGTCGGCGGCGGAGGCCACCACGTGGTTGTTGGTGAGGATGTGGCCCTGCTGGTCGTAGACGAACCCGGTGCCCGTGCCCCCCTCGCCGTCACCACCCTGGGCCTGGATCGTCACGACGCTGGGCAGCGCCTTCGCGGCCAGGCCCGCGATGGAGCCCGGCTCGCGCTTGATGTCCTTGGGGGTGACGCCGGCGCTGACGGTGGTCGAACCGGAGCCGGTGTCCCCGCGCTCGGCGGCCCAGTAACCGATTCCGCCGCCGATGCCACCGGCAAGCAGGGCGGCCACCAGGACGCCCGCAATCAGGCCGCCCCTGCCCTTGGGCTTGGCCGGGGGGACGCCGTCGGTGGTCAGAGGGGCGCCCCAGACTCCGGCGCCACCGCCGTGTCCGTGGGCGCCGGGCATGCCGTACGCCGGGACGGTGGGCGGGGGCGGCGGCCAGCCGGCCGCACCGTGCGC
This window harbors:
- a CDS encoding S1C family serine protease yields the protein MSTENEGTAAPTPPAAPSEPPVPVAAPTPASDAVPPAAPPTAPAPAPAPVSDPAQAPAAPAAQEPAAPAAAPAPAPVAPAPAEPPTQQLPPTPPAPAEGAYGAPAPAPAPAPVPAAHGAAGWPPPPPTVPAYGMPGAHGHGGGAGVWGAPLTTDGVPPAKPKGRGGLIAGVLVAALLAGGIGGGIGYWAAERGDTGSGSTTVSAGVTPKDIKREPGSIAGLAAKALPSVVTIQAQGGDGEGGTGTGFVYDQQGHILTNNHVVASAADGGKLSATFSNGKKYDAEVVGRAQGYDVAVLKLKAPPAGLAPLALGDSDRVAVGDPTIAIGAPFGLSNTVTTGIVSAKNRPVASGDGSSNKNSYMSALQTDASINPGNSGGPLLDGRGAVIGINSAIQSAGNGGFGGGQAGSIGLGFAIPINQAKTVADQLIKTGKPVYPVIGVSVDLQAKSDGATISTKGGTPNELVDPSGPAGKAGLKPGDVITQLGDKQIDSGPTLISEIWTHKPGETLKLTYLRDGKPATVDITLGSRVGDK